TCCCATCGCGGCGGCATACCGGAGATATGACTTTCCACTTCCGCGCGCGCCCTCTCCCGCGCCTTGGGCTTGTCGGCGGCAAAAAAGGCAGAGATTACTGCATCGCCCATCGTGCGGATGGGCGAGACCTCCAACTCCAGATTGCGGTGTCGCGCCTCCTGAATGGCGCGCATCGTGTCATCAGGCGCGTTCTGGATTTCGGCGCGGCCCTTCATGGCCTTCGCAACGCTGTCGCGCACCAATTGCCGGAACAGCGGCAGGCCGGGTTTTGACTCGTCCCAGTTCGCCGCCGCGATCTGCGCTGTAGTGAGGCCCACAAGGCTGTCGCCGCATTTCAGCGCGTGATCTAGGAAGGTGAACTCATGGTCACGCGCCAGCGTTGCCAGCCACAGTGACAGCCGCGCCAGATCGACCGCGCGTGGGTTCTTGTCCACGCCATAGAGGCAACGCTGCGCCACCAGGCGCCGGGCGTGCAGCTCCTCATCCTCATCCGCCGGGATCTTGGGCCGTTTGTCTGGCCAGCGCGCCCAGGCAGCGACGAGCCGCTCGCCGAGCGCGCGGCAGGCCTCGACCAGAAACGCGCCCGAGCCCATGGCTGGATCGCAGACCTTCAGTTCCAGCACCTGCTCCGGCGTCGCATCGGGGCCGAGCCGCGCAAACGCCGGCTCAAGCGCATGCTTGACGATCGGTGCTGTCAAGGAGCGGGGCGTGTAGTGGCTGCCGGTGCGACGTCGCTCGTCGGTTGGCTGCAGGATCGGCGTGCCGGCCGGCGCAATGCGCTTCTTGGGCGAGCCCCGTTCATCGACGATGTTATCGAGCGCCGCCGCGAGATCCTCGACGGTTTTCGCCGCCTCGACGGACTTCGCCTGCGCCGCCGTGAGCGTCCGCCCGGCATCCTCTTTCAGAGACTTAATCCGGTCCTTGCCTTTTTTCGCCAGCAGATCATCGAGCGCCACGAAGACCGGGGTTTTGTTGTTTTTGCCCGCCTTGATGGCTAGCACGCGGGAACTGGCGGCTTCAGCCGTGAAGCCCATCACGGTTTCATAGACCGAGCCGATCTGCTCGACATCGAGCGTCCGATAGCTCAGCCGCTCCCGGTTCGCCCCGCGCAGCTTAATGGTCATCAACCCTTCGAGGATGCGCAGGAGGCAGCCATCTGAGACATGCAGGATGCGCGGTGCATCGTCCTTGGCAGAGCGGCCCTCGAGGAAGGGGAATTCGTCAGGATCAAAAAGCTTGCCGCCGCGCGCCTGGACGAAGCCGGTGCGGTGTCCCTTATGGATCATGCGGACCAAGGCGAGCAGACCGCCCCAGCCGCCGCGCCGCTCGTCCATCGTGTCCGGGTTGAGCGTCGCATCCTCGGTGAGCTTCGCGTAGAGGCCACGCACGGAATAGCTGGTCTCGTAAACCTCCCGCGCTCGGGCGCCCGGCAGCGAGGGCAAAAGATCGCGATCCTCGGCATAAAGCACGAAGACCAGGCGCATCAGAACCGTGAGAAGGCCCTCATATAGATGCTCGGGGTGCGCGGTGCAGAGCTCGCGAACTAACTCCGGTTCGGCTGCATCAAGGCCGCGGAGCAGTTCATGCAGCGCCCCGAGCACCTGTTCGGCCAGCGCCGTCGAGACAAGCGCCTGAGCGTCCCGGCTGCGCTTCAACAAGGCCGGTAAGCGCCGGTCGTCGCCATCGGAGAACAGCCGGAAGCGATCGAGCAGCAGCTTCAGCCCGCCCAGCATCGGTCGGCCGGAGACCAGCGCCATAGGCCGGATCGGGAAGCTCTGATGGCCCGAGGTTTCGCCCCGCGGGGCATAGATCAGGCGGAATTCGGGATAGGTACGGACCTGGCCGTCCTTGCGCTCCTCGCGCTCGGAAATCAGCAGCCCTGCAAAGACGCCGGTATCGCGCAGCAGCCGCTCGAAACGCTGGTGAGGCGTCGCCTCCCATCCATCGAGCGCATTGCGCCCATCGGGATCGACGCCGCGCGCTTCAACGCGCACCAGAAGCTGCCAACGGCGCTCGCCTTCGCCAAGCTCGGCGACCGCCCAGGTGGGGGCGAGCGTGGTACCGTGTTCCGGCAAGGCCACCATCATTTCATCCGGGATCGGCGGACCTCCGGGACTGCCTGCAACGTGGCGAGCCTCCCAGCCGAGCACCTTTTCGATAAAGGTCCAGGGATCGGACAAGGCGGGCGTAGCCAGATCATCGCCGACAATCTCGGCAACCTCGCCCGTCTGGATCGCCGATTGCCGGGATGGAATAAGGCCGAGTTCCTTCAGCAGCGTGGGCGCCACGACAAGCCCGACGGGTGGGACATGGTCGAGCCATTCGAGGTCCGGATCGTGATTGATGTCGACTGCCATCCTACTCACCCCGAAACCGGCCAGAGATAGACCATACCGACCGGTTCCAGGCGATGCGCCCGAACCTCGTAGGAATTGCGCAAGCGTTCCGGCTCGTCGCGCAATTCTCGTTCGAGGCGTGTCAGTCGGCCTTCCCAGTGGCGCCGGTCGGCCTCGCGCTCACGCCGCTCTTCAGGAACGAGATCGAGCGTAAGCTGGTTGGGGTCGAAGTCCCTGGCCGCCTTTGCGATGCGCGAGCGCTGCTGATCCAGCAAGTTGGACAGCGAGCGCGCTTCCTCCTCGCCGCGCTTTTTCAATTGTGCTGTCACCGAGGCCAATCGCTCAGACGCGATCTTCTCGAGAGCCGGAACCAGGTCATCAATGTCTTTCTGGATTAGCGCTTGGATGCGGGCAACCGCGATATCCGGCGCTTCGCGGGCATCGCGCAAGGCTTCCTCGAGCTGATTGAGCGTCTTCTCCTCGCCGCTTTCTCCCAATGGCCGAAGCGGTTTGCGGTCGCGCTCCGATTCCGACCAGATCGCAGTGATCGGGATGATTTCCTCGTGCAGACGGGCCGCGCCTGCGCCGAACACTGCAAGGCGCCCCATCAACACCACGCGCGGCTGCGCACCGGGCCCGTAAATGACGGACAGGCGTGACAGTTTGGACTGGAAACCCTGACTGATGAAACGCGACAGGAGCCGTCGCACCAGCCGGTGCTCCAGATGCACTTGCACCACATCAGACGCGTCGCGGCCGTCGTTCAGGATCGGCGGCTGAAAAGCGATGGAGCGGATGGGTGCATTGCGCCGCCAATCGGCAAGCCGCTCTCCCCGCTTGCGCGGCCGGATCCGTAGATCATCGAATGCATCGTCCCACCCCGCATCCTTGGTGAAGGCCGGATCGCTTGGATCGAGCGCGAAGGTTTCCACCTTGCCCGCCGACGGGCCACGCGCCCCGTCGAGGGAATAGCCGGCGCGTGATAAAGCTGCGGTCGCCACGCGTTGCAGGTCTTCGGGATCCACACCGACGCGTTCACGCGATCTTTCGAGCGCGCTTTGAAGATCAGTCTGCTCCTTCAGCAACCGCTCGTGCCGGATGCGCTCGTCATCATCCATTTCGGCGCGGGCGCGCCGCAGGCGTTCGGCGTCATTCTCTCCCAGGATCGCATGCGCAATGCTGGCCCCTTGGCCGCGCGCGATGCCTCCCTCGGCAAGCCGTTTGGCAATCCGCTCCTCGATGACTTGACCGACCGAGCCGAGTTGTTCGCGGATCGTCTCGGTCTTTCGAACAAGCGCCTCGAGGACGACGTCGGCTTCGCGCTGCTCGTATCGAAAATACCGGCAAAATACCTGCGGTGCTGGCTGAAGCTTGCGGTCAATACGCCCGTTCCGCTGCTCTAGCCGCGACGGGTTCCAAGGGAGATCGAAGTGTATGAGGTCGGAGCAATAAGTTTGAAGGTTAATGCCTTCACGTGCCGCGTCAGTGCAGATCAGAATGCGCAAGGGTTCGGCATCTGGGTCGGCGTTGAAGGCGCGCTTGACCTCTTCACGGCGATCCGACCCTGTCGCGCCGGTGAAAACGCCAATGCGGTCATCGGCACGATCGGTGCCCTCAATGGCCTCGCGGAGCCGTTTCTCAAGCCAGCGTCGCGTATCCTCATACTCGGTGAAGATGATCAGGCGCCGGCGATTCCAGTTCGAACCGGCTAGGAAATTGGCCTTGATCCAATCAGTCAGCCAACGGACGCGGGCGTCTGGCCGGGCCGCGTTTCGTGCCGCAATGGCCAGCATGGCATCGACGGCCGCAAGTTCGGCGCTTAAGTCGCTTCGGGCGGCGTCGGCGGCACCCAGCGCGGTTGCGGCTTCGGCCGTGGCATCTTCGTCGGCGTCGATGGATTTCTCGGCGCGATCATCCTCCAAGCCCAGCTCGTTGTTATCCTCGTTTGCCGGCCGCGCCACAAATGCCAACGCCGCCGCTGCAACCGAGCCGGCGGCTGCCCCGTCCACCATGCGCTGAAGGGTCGCCCGGTGGACGTTCAACGTGCGCGCGAAGGCCGCGATCGACGATAAGAGGCGCTGTTGAAGTCCCACAAAAGCGAGCTTTGCAAGGGCAGCCTTCTGGGTCGGCAAGCTAGCAATACGCCTCATTCGTAGCTCGCCGTAGGCAGCGAGCTGCCGCGCCAAGTCGAGTTCGGGAGCGACTTCGGGTAAGCCGTCAATCCGAATGGCCTCGATGATGCGTTCGGGAAACGCCTCGCCCAACCGGCGCAAGTCTGCCTTCAGGCGCCGCACCATTACCGGCTCGAGATCCTTCGGCCGCACTTCAACGCCACGAGTGAAGCGTTGAGGATCAAGCATCTCGAGCAAAGCTGAGAAGCTGTTTGAATGGCCATTGTGCGGAGTGGCGGTCAGGAACAGCCGATGCTCAAACCGTTCGCCAAGCTCGCGAACGGCCTTAGTCAACTGGCTTGATATTGCGTAACGCATCCCGGCCGCAGGAGCAGCGTGGTGTGCTTCATCAAGGATGAAGAGCGCTCTCGCTCGAAATTCGCCGAGTGCATCACGAAGGCCGGCGGCATAAACTTCGTCGGTGAGCAGGCGGTGAGAAACAATGAAGCGAGTGCCGGTCGACCACGGATTGACCGAATAGCCCCGCAACCGACGCATTTCGCCGATGCGCTCGCGATCAATGATTTCGAATGAAAGGCCGAATTTCGCTTCGAGTTCATCCTTCCACTGGATCGTCATCGCGGGTGGGGCCGCAATAACGATGAAATCGATCCGGCGGCGCAGCAGAAGCTCTCGTGCGATTAGGCCTGCTTCAACGGTCTTGCCGAGGCCAACATCATCCGAGATCAGCAGATTCACTCGCGGAAGCCGTAAGGCCTTGCGCAGCGGCAGAAGTTGGTAAGCGTCCAGCCGAATCCCTGCCCGAAACGGCGCCTGCAACAAGTCGCGATCAGCCGCGGTAGCGGATCGCCATCTTATTGCACGAAGGTAGGCGGCCAATACTTCGGCTCGGTCAGGAAGGCCGACACCGACATTCCGCCAGCCCTCCGCGTCGAGCACAGCCGCGCCGATTTCGGCGTCCCAGAGGATTTCAAGTCTCTCACCCTGAGCATCGTCGGCAATGCAGGAGAGGTTGAGCGTCTGTAGCTCGTCCAGTTCGCCGTGAACCTCCTCGACCAACCAGGGGCGGCCCCGCAGCTCGACAAAACTACCCGGTTCGATGGTCGCCTCAATTGCTCTCCGCACCACTCAACCCCCACGAGCGCGACATTGGCGCTACAGCCAGTGTGTCACCAGAGGCGGGACATCAGCACTATCGTAAAGCATGCCCCCGTAGTCCCCCGCAACGCCACCAAATGATTCGCTCCAGTCCCTAAACGCGCCCCTCTTACATGGAGGCGGCACCTAGAGTGAGAGGCCGGATCGGATTTCCGTGACGGGTTGAGGGCTGGGAGAGAGTCTTCCGGCGCCCGTCATGGAGGGTGATCCCCATGAACATGCAGGTTCTGGATGCCGGTCGCGACGCCAGTGGCGGCTACAAGGTGGATGTCACGCGCGGCGAGCGGGTCGGGCGCGTGTCGTCGGAATGGTTCTCCCGGCCGGATGATGAGCGGTTTCTGTCGCTGGGCGAGCTGGCCGCGATGGTGCGGGGCCGGGCCGATCACAGCCGGTCGCGCCTGGTGGAGACGTCCCGCATCCATGTGGAGGCAAGCCGCTCCAATGCCGAGCGGCTTGCGCTGGTCCTACCCGGCGCGGATGCGCCCGTCGAGCCGAACCATTGGTCCTTCGGCCAGCTCGCAGCCCAGATCGGAGCGCCGGCCGCCTATCTGCGCCAGCTTCCCGCCGCGCTGGCCGGCATCAATCTACAATATGGGCTGACCGCGCACCGCGCCGAGCAGATCAAGACCTATGAGACCGCCAAGGATCGCGTGGAGTTGCGCGCGGTGACGGGGCCGGACTATGGCCGGATCCATGATCATGAGCTGGTCGAGGCGGTGCAGCGCATTGCCGGCAACGGCACCGGCGACACGCGCTGGAAGGTGCCGGGCGTGCTCGACTGGTCGACGGGCGTCTACAATCCACGTGTCGACATCACCAGGGATACGACGACGCTTTATGCGTCCGACCGCGACGTCTTCCTGTTTCTGGTCGACGATCTGAACCCGATCGAAGCCGGGCGTTTGCCCGACGGCGCGCCGGACGTTTATTTCCGGGGCTTCTATTGCTGGAACTCGGAGGTGGGTGCCAAGACGCTCGGCATCGCGAGTTTCTATCTGCGTGCCGTGTGCCAGAACCGCAATCTCTGGGGCGTCGAGGACTTCCAGGAGATCACCATCCGCCACTCCAAATACGCTGCCTCCCGCTTTGCGCACGAGGCAGCGCCGGCACTCACCCGCTTCGCCAATTCTTCGCCCATGCCCTTCGTCAACGGCATCAAGGCCGCACAGCAGAAGATCGTCGCGCGCACCGACGAGGATCGCAGCGACTTCCTGCGCAACCGGGGTTTCTCCAAGGCGGAGACGTCCAAGATCATCGACACGGTGCTGGCCGAAGAAGGGCGCAAGCCCCAGAGCATCTTCGACTTCGTGCAGGGCATCACTGCGGTCGCACGCGACAAGCCGCACCAGGATGCAAGGCTCGACCTTGAGGGCCGGGCCAAGAAGCTGCTCGATCGGGCCGCCTGATTTCCGGAAAGCCGGGGATACGGATATCCGTGTCTCCGGCTTTCCGCTCTTCCGCATCCACGGTTCTGCGGCGCTGCCTTCCAGAGTGAGAGGGCGGCGCTGCGCTTCGTGACGGGTTGGAGGCTGAGAGAGAGGCTCCCGGCCGCCCGTCGCGGAGGTGCTTTCCATGGCAACCTATGTTCAGAAGATCACGCTCTCGCCCTCGCGTGACATCCCCTTCAACAAGCTCCTGCTCAGCCAGTCGAACGTCCGGCGCATCAAGGCCGGGGTCTCGATCGAGGAACTGGCCGAGGACATCGCCCGCCGTGGCCTGCTGCAGGGCCTCAGCGTTCGCCCCGTCGTCGATGGCGCCGGCGTGGAGACCGGCATGTTCGAGATCCCGGCCGGCGGACGGCGCTATCGGGCGCTGGAGCTGCTGGTGAAGCAGAAGCGCCTCGCCAAGACCGCGCCGGTGCCTTGCGTCATCCGGGAGGGCGGCATCGCCGAGGAGGATTCGCTCGCCGAGAATGTCCAGCGCGCGCCGCTGCATCCGCTCGACCAGTTCCGCGCCTTTCTGGCACTGCGCGAGAAAGGCCTGTCCGAGGAGGAGATCGCCGCCGCCTTCTTCGTCTCCGTTGGCGTGGTCAAGCAGCGCCTCAAGCTCGCCTCGGTCTCGCCGGTGTTGTTGGAGGTCTATGCCGAGGACGGCATGACGCTTGACCAACTCATGGCCTTCACCGTCTCCGGCGACCATGCACGCCAGGAACAGGTCTTCGAGCGGCTGAAGACCTCCTATGACAAGCAGCCCTATGCCATCCGCCGCATGCTGACCGAAGGTGCGGTTCGCGCCTGCGACAAGCGCGCCCAGTTCATCGGCCTTGAGGCCTATGTCGAGGCCGGCGGCACCATTCTGCGGGACCTGTTCCAGGGCGATGATGGCGGCTGGCTGCAGGATGTCGCGCTGGTCGACCGACTGGTGACCGAGAAGCTCAAGGCCGAGGCCGACGCTGTTGCCGCCGAGGGGTGGAAATGGGTCGAGATGGCCCCTGACTTCGCCTATGGCCACACCTACGGCCTGCGCCAGCTGCGTGGTGAGACCATCCCGCTCAGCGCTGAAGAGGAGGCCAGCCGCGACGCCCTGCAGACGGAATATGATCGGCTGTCCACGGAATACGCCGAGGCGGATGATCTACCGGAGGAGGTCGACGCGCGGCTCGGTGAGATCGAGACGGCGATCGAAGCCTTCGAGGCGCGTCCGATCACCTTCGATCCGCTGGATATGGCGCGCGCGGGCGCGTTCGTCAGCATTGGCCATGATGGCGCATTGCGCATTGAGCGCGGCTATGTCCGACCCGAGGACGAACTGCCGGTGGAGCCCGAAGCCGCCGCGGAAGACGCCGGCCCGCATCACATCGCGGCGGCGGTCATGCGTACCGGCGAGGCCGTCACGGCAGACGCGCCCGAGCCCGAGGAGGACGAAGGGCTGTCTGCGCTCTCGGACCGGCTGATGACCGAGCTGACCGCACACCGTACGCTCGGCCTGCGCCAGGCGCTGGGCGAACGGCCGGACGTCGCCTTCCTCGCCGCCCTGCATGCCCTGACCCTGAAGAGCTTCTACCACTACGGCTCGGACAGTTGCCTTGAGCTCGGCCTGAAGAGCATCGCCTTCAGCGCGCAGGCGCCGGGGCTGAACGACAGCGCCTCGGCCGCGGCGATCCACGCCCGGCATGAAGGCTGGGCGAAGGTCCTGCCCAAGGACTCGGCTGATCTCTGGCAGGCTCTGCACGACTGGGACAGCGACAGCCGCTCCGGCCTGTTCGCCCATGTGGTGAGCCTGTCGGTGAACGCCGTCCATGAAGCCTGGAACCGGCGCCCCCGCGCGCTCCACCATGCCGATCAGCTCGCACGTGCCGTCGACCTCGACATGGCGGCAGCCGGGTGGAGGCCGACCTTGGATAATTTCCTCAGCCGGGTCACCAAGGCCCGCATTCTGCAGGCGGTGAGCGAGGCGAAGGGGCCGCGCGCAGCGGAGCGCATCGCGCACCTGAAGAAGGGCGACATGGCCCGCGAGGCCGAAGCGCTGCTCACTGAGACCGGCTGGCTGCCGGAACCGCTGCGCGGAGCCGAACCAGCGGCCGGCGAAGAAACGGCGGCGCAGGACGGCAAAACGGTCATGGGCGAAGACGAGAGTCTTGAGGATACTGAAGACACCACGGACATCCCCCCTGCCGTGGCGGCGGAGTAACCCTCAACACGATCCTGAACCTCGGCCCGCCGGCTCCGTCGGCGGGCCTTTGTTTTTGAAAAGCTCGCCATGTCCGGGATTGCTCAACATCTGTCACGCCGGCTCGCCGATCGGGCGGAGGCGGTCTGCCGTCACTATCTCTCCAATGGGCGTCGGGAAGGCCGCTACTGGCTCGTCGGCGATATCAGAAACACGCCCGGTCGCTCGCTCTTTGTCCGGCTCCAGGCATCTGCGAAGGGCCCGGCGGGCAAATGGACCGATGCCGCCACCGGCGAACATGGCGATCTCCTGGACCTCATCCGCGGATCGTTGGGGCTCCTCGACTTCGCTGACGTTGCCGAGGAAGCGCGGATATTCCTCAGCCTGCCGCATCCCGAACCGGAGCCCACATCACCACCTCGCAGTGTCCTGTCGGCTCCATCGGGGTCGGTTGAAGCGGCACGGCGGCTATTCGCCATGTCGCAGCCCATCGCCGGGACCCTCGCAGAGACGTATTTGCGCCGACGCGGCATTACGCTTTTGCACGGAACCGGAAACCTGCGCTTCCATCCGTGCTGCTACTACAAGCCTGACGACGGCCCGACCGAGACCTGGCCCGCGATGATCGCCGCCGTCACGGATCTCTCCGGCAGGATCACCGGCGTACACCGCACCTGGCTTGCGCCCGACGGCTCGGATAAGGCTCCGGTCACTACACCGCGCAAGGCGATGGGTGATCTGCTTGGGTCTGCCGTCCGCATCGGCGTGCCCTGTAGCGTGATGGCAGCGGGCGAAGGCATTGAGACCATGCTGTCGCTCCGGCAGATCCTGCCGAGCATGGCGTTGGCGCCGGCGCTCTCGGCTGCGCATCTGGCCGCCATCCTGTTCCCGCCTACCTTGAGGCGGCTCTATATTGTCCGCGACAAGGATCCGGCCGGTGACGCCGCGCGGGACACGCTGCTTGAACGGGCGAACGCCGAGGGGATCGAGGCCATTCCATTGTCGCCAGCGCTCGGGGACTTCAACGAGGATCTGCAGCGGCTCGGTATCCATGCCCTTCGGACGGGTGTTCGGGTGCAACTCGCCCCAGAGGACGTGGCGCGCTTCATGAACCTGGCCCCATAGCCGGAGCGGGCTGAACCGCGATCCGTGGCTGCCACACCCGCAAGGATGCGTCAGTCACGGCAAAAGGACCGCGCCTTGCGCCTTCGAGAGGGCGATCGGCCGTCAGCCGGGCCGGATCGGCAATGGCTGCCGCCGACGATTTTCCGGCGCGGCCTTCGGGCCGCTTTCCATCGCGAAGCAAAATCGCCGGCTTGTCGCCATCCTCCGCTACGCTTCGGCCCTCTCGCTTCGCTCCGGGTGCAGGTCCGTCCCGCCCGACGGCTTCGTCGCCATGAAGGCCGCCACGGCAAGCGGTCCAAGCCGATGGAGCATCCCATGAGCGTGCATGACGACCACGAGCCGCACCACGTCTCATCCCCGACCGAGCACCTGATCCAGGAATTGCAGCTCCACGGTTACCGTCCTTCAGAGGACGAGCGCGACCAGCGCCCGCCACCGGAGGAGCGCCTCATCGAAGGCGCCACCGCCGACATCTTCGACGCCCTCGTCGCCACGATCACCGACACCAGCCTCGATCCCGACCTCCCCGATCTCCTCTGGTCGACCGTCAACATGTTCCACCGCGCCGTGGACCGGATCCAACAGAAGCTCGACGACAACGAGCAGGCCCAGAAGCAGCTTCAGCGTGAACAGGACGGCTCGGAGGTGAAGTCACTGGAGCTCGAGCGCCTGATCGACATCGGCATGAACCTAATCGACCGGCGCGACGGCATGGAAACCTTCCGCGAGGCCGCCGCCGACCGCTACCGCATCGCCATAGGCTCGCCCTGGACGCCACGGGCCGGATCACGGGTCAACCATCGCCACCTCACTGCAGCACTGATCGATAGCCGGGATTTCCTCGCGGCCAGAAGGCGTGCCGATACTGAGGTGCTTGTGCCCGCCGGGCCGAAGATCGCCTTCTCGGGCGGCGACACCGCTGATCACAGGCAGATCTGGGCTAAGCTCGATCAGATCCACGCGAAGCACCCGGACATGGTGCTGCTGCATGGCGGCTCGCCCAAAGGCGCGGAGAAGATCGCGTCCCTCTGGGCCGACAGTCGCAAGGTGCCGCAGGTGGCCTTCAAGCCCGACTGGACGAAGCACGCCAAGGCCGCGCCTTTCAAGCGCAACGACCAGATGCTGAACATCGTGCCGATCGGCGTCGTGATCTTTCCCGGCACCGGCATTCAGGACAATCTGGCCGACAAAGCCCGCAAGATGGGCATCCCGGTCTATCGCCTCAGTTCCGGCGGTGCATAAGCGCCGCCGGAACCCTGCATCTTGAATGTGATGGCAAGTTCTCTATTTTGCTATCAACGCTATCAGCCTTACTGGAGGCGCTATCATGCCCGCAGTGACGATCCGCAACCTCTCCGCGGCGACGCACCGTGCCCTCAAGGTGCGCGCGGCACAGCATGGCCGC
This genomic interval from Aquabacter sp. L1I39 contains the following:
- a CDS encoding DUF2493 domain-containing protein, whose protein sequence is MSVHDDHEPHHVSSPTEHLIQELQLHGYRPSEDERDQRPPPEERLIEGATADIFDALVATITDTSLDPDLPDLLWSTVNMFHRAVDRIQQKLDDNEQAQKQLQREQDGSEVKSLELERLIDIGMNLIDRRDGMETFREAAADRYRIAIGSPWTPRAGSRVNHRHLTAALIDSRDFLAARRRADTEVLVPAGPKIAFSGGDTADHRQIWAKLDQIHAKHPDMVLLHGGSPKGAEKIASLWADSRKVPQVAFKPDWTKHAKAAPFKRNDQMLNIVPIGVVIFPGTGIQDNLADKARKMGIPVYRLSSGGA